The nucleotide window tgcaacatgttcatgatcaagttgcttaaaattcataatatcgttcctaagggagatgatcttagcgggaggaaaatacttggaaataaaagcacctttacacttgttccatgaatcaatactatttttaggcaaagatgaaaaccaagttttagtgCGATCCCTAAGCGAGAActgaaatagcttcaatttaacaatatcattatccacatcttttttattttgcatatcacacaaatcaacgaaattATTACGATGGGATGCGGCATGTTCTTTGGTAAGGTgatggcccacaagtataggtgatctatcgtagtcctttcgataagtaagagtgttgaacccaacgaggagcagaaggaaatgacatgAGGTTTTcggtaaggtattctctgcaagcactgaaattatcagtaacagatagtttcgtgataaggtaatttgtaacaggtaacaagtaacaaaagtaaataaggtgcagcaagatggcccaattcttttgtagcaaaggacaagcctggacaaactcttatatgagggaaaacactcccgaggacacatgggaattatcgtcaagctatttttcatcacgctcatatgattcgcgttccttactttgataatttgatatgtgggtggaccggtgattgggtactgccctttcttggacaagcaaccaacttatgattaacccctattgcaagcatccgcaactacaaaagaagtattaaggtaaacctaaccatagcatgaaacatatggatccaaatcagccccttacaaagcaacgcataaactagggtttaagcttctgtcactctagcaacccatcatctacttattaattcccaatgccttcctctaggcccaaacaatggtgaagtgtcatatagtcgacgttcacataacaccactagaggaaagacaacatacatctcatcaaaatatcaaatgaataccaaattcacatgactacttattgcaagacttctcccatgtcctcaggaacaaacgtaactactcacaaatcatatccatgttcataatcagaggggtattaatatgcataaagtatctgaatatatgatcttccaccaaataaacctactagcatcaactacaaggagtaatcaacactactagcaaccaacaggtaccaatctgaggttttgggacaaagattggatacaagagatgaactagggtttgagaggagatggtgctggtgaagatgttgatggagattgaccccctcccgctgagaggatcgatggtgatgacgatggtgatgatttccccctcctggaggaatgtttccccagcagaacagctccgccggagccctagattggttctgccaaggttccgcctcgtggtggcggtgtttcgtcccgaaagcttgcttcttattttttttctcggacggaagacttcatatagcagaagatgggcactggtggcctgccagggggcccacgagacagggggcgcgcccccaccctcgtggccagggtgtggggcCCCTCTGGTTAATtatttcgccagtattttttatatattccaaaatgtgctcccgtgaagtttcaggacttttggagttgtgcagaataggtctctaatattttctccttttccagcccagaattccagctgccgacattctccctcttcatgtaaaccttgtaaaataagagagaaaaggcataagtattatgacataatgtgtagtaacaacccataatgcacagcacaaaaaaatacacttccgtgatgatacgtgtttatcacagtaggtcacgttttctgtcatgcatgtacatccatgacaaatttatgacagaatcaagatagtcatagctgtgctgtcgtagaagtgttccatgacattaccaaaattatcatcacggaagtgtccacttccatgacgataaatcgcgcgtcacagaagtgctttcgtcaagggtgaccgacacgtggcatccaccataacggaacaccgttaagctatctggtccggttttggatccgataacccgttaacaacccagaccaatggggattttccacgtgtaaaataatcattggccggaggaaacacgtgttgcctcaccgttgggacagatgtcatccactcattggacaggaggcgcctatgataggttgACACGTGgaacggcccaacagtggcccattccggtgaaaaaggctaGCCTAGTAAAAAAtagtaggccggcccatataaggcctacttgggTCAGGTTCATTTAAGCCCAcgacccatacgagatgtgccaattcggcccatcaatggcccgttaaagatttgacaccattgcagcccatcatcagttcgagcccgttaacagcccgctatatatttgggctcaatatcggcccaatgagatttcggcctgttaatggcccattcaatggatgggccaattttcacgatatacatctttcggccttttagcgacccatttaaatattgggctaatttccggcccgttgtgtctttcagcctgttcacgacccataaatcagttgggccatttgtagtcggacctgagtttcggccttttagcgacccatttaagtgttgggccaatttccggCCTGGTGTGTCTTTCATCCTGGTGACGGCCCATATatctgttgggccatttgtagtcggacctgagttttggccttttagcgacccatttaagtgttgggctaATTCCCGGCCCTATGTGCCTTTCAGCCTGTTAAGGGACCAgaaatcagttgggccatttgtagtcagacctgagttttggccttttaatgGCCCATGCCCTttatggtccaataccagcccggtttctctttcggcctgctaaaggcccacaacatagttgggccatttacaatataaacctgactttcggcctcttagcgccCCATGCTCTACATGGTCCAGTataagcccgctgtctctttcggcctgctaaaggcctgcagtatagttgggccatatgtagctcggacttagtaacggcctgttaacggcccgtgaaatcaaTTGGGCTCACCTGTTGCCCGCTTTGATGTCAGCCTGTTAATGACCCGGGAgttaagagggccgaccattaactttcggcctggtaacgacccattaacttaatgggcccactaaagttcatacatgtctttaggccaaattagataacttgagcccattacgacgagcaattatgcacaggaccaaaaccgatcaagcaaaggtacggcatacagggaaaaacgttgcacatcctgcatatattacaggaaattacatccagtgggcaatcaaagattgatgcgagtgcaaataaatgaacagaacctaacgatctacaatgtcacaatctgcaaccttagcatggatgacgcccataagcatgtgggcaagttcttgctgttTTGCTACACtatctctgaaaacattgatcagttgttgtgtcgcacgactctgcacctctgattcctccaccatttccatcattccttcagccattaattggttcacaaacatacttttttccgttgcattcgagatagaggatactgaacagattcagatggcgattttggcaggcttgtattattgatagtggagagtgtctcgaccactgcatcataacataaattaggaggggaaccaaacagattaatcatgagttattggcatattacctggcctagatttattggaaagaaacaatggggttgccttgctattttcagagtttgtcttcttatcttcagcagcctgcaccaaattaagacactagcattgctatcattggccaagtcagataataggaaagaaACATTGGCACAACGAATGTTTGGGCAACTAGccaacaccaaattaacacaatatggcacaactatcatcagccaggtaaggtaatacgaaagcaacattgacacaatgaatgaatgggcaaccagagtagcactacaattcagtaatgtgcatgatatgagatagtacactcatgcagctcagtatgcaaaactaccaggcagttttctttacaaaaatcaacattggtgCCTTTAaaattttgctacaactaattttagatcagacaaaggttggattcacgccgactaacaaaatacatgctaatgtaaaaatatagtgatatacaacaggtacttacatcagcattggagcatagagaattcccgcaagatattttcctcgaatacaatcccaatgaaggagatcttctatcatttaaccttattttctaaaatagagatgggtaagaaacatgtagagaatatgatcagaatgctataaaatttcatgatgcgaggatacgcacacgcttcttagaatggagatGACATTCTTTcactggactggagcggacttgttctttggccactggaatctgcttattatcagtgggagttgggtttctctgtgctggagcggtatctatgaaaaatggagttggtttattatctcctggcgtttggatcttttgcaaagacctagTTTGTAACCCTtgagattctaacatagccgtcttccccttgcatgccttatatagaagaatggtgcttcaattacaaaacatgctacaacagagatggaataggtactgaagaatagaaaggcatgacatattgacatgtattccctccatccggaaataaatggatgggtctaggcatatttcagttctagatacatccatttttatccatttctgcgacatgtaatctggacagagggagtatgatgtaagagctagggatacgacaggacaacacagtaaaaaaaagtactgaaaacccactgcagaaccaaagtaatcaaacccactgatatgagatagtacactcatgcagctcaggatgcaaaactaccaggcagttttccttacaaaaatcaacattgtggcctttaaccATACATTTCggtacaactaaatttagatcagataaaggttggattcacgccgattaacaaaatacatgctgatgtaaaaatatagtgatatacaataggtacttacatcagcattggagtacagagaattcctgcaagaatctttcctcacagacgataccagtgcaaaaattcttctatctgttaatcttattttctaaaagagagatgggtaagaaacatgtagaaaatgtGATCaacatgctataaaatttcatgatgcaaggatacacacacgcttcttagaatggagttgacatatttttgctggactggagcggactagttctttggccactggaatctgtttattatcagtaggagttgggtttctctgtgctggagcagtatctatacaaactggagttggtttattatctcctgacatttggatcttttgcaaagacctggtttgtaacccttcagattctaacatagtcgtcttccccttgcatgccttgtatagaagaatggtgctttaattataaaatatgctacaacagagagatggaataggtactgaagaatagaaaggcatgacatattgacatgtattccctccatccggaaaaaatggatgggtctaggcgtatttcagttctagatacatcattttttatccatttcggcaacatgtaatccggacggagggagtatggtgtaagagctagggatacgacaggacaacatagtaaaaaacactagttgaatgtaaaactgtatgctagcagAATACGTATAGAAaaaactaaggcaacatacacgtgtattattgggaaactaagatggcattgcaacagagcactagaacatcacttcaatgtaaaaaaatggtatggtagacagatgaagtacatactgatgaataacaatgcataagatattcagaagcatgatgtccaaattaagcagatggcattgtgatagagtagaatgacagtacttgaatttgaaaacatgttatcatgaatgaaataggtactgaaaaacaggattGCATGaaatatttacatgcatgatcagcatgctaagcacatggcattgcaacagagtagatacactccaggatattatatgcatgttgtacccatatcacgggccaagttagagcaaggatcttgtggggtgaagaggattcaacatctttctgcaagtcttctgaagaactgcctttacatgttccatcatattgggtatcattgacatcaattttattggcctttacattgctcggtgaggttcttgtggatatatcagtgtgtgcaattatatctgacatgcatgaaagacaactagtagttagatttatgtaatgagtgtctgtaggagacgacataaatagtaggactgggttaactagcagcaacatgtctcaaaaactaaagggagaacacagatgaaagctacagaatatgtatcgtttgtactcgagattaactagatggcacacaaaagtattaaagaacaacataggtaatactagaagtggtataatactataatcaccagcctgtgggatagcattggctgatggatgataactatggaacaacgttacctaaagaacaagtatcttagctgaactatggaacaacgttaactcctgaacaagacacgtaagagatcaacatgaatatatagtgaaatgtgataatctattttccatgcttagatgaactacaaagccataaatgttgcacataagtaagatgagggtacaacctatctggctgccatccataggagtgagcatcatgtgctaacttgtcgatggccctgcagttgttgtggttgTCCATGTCAGGCACGCACATTTGATgtagggaactgttgagtggggactatagctatCTTCTAGTGtatccttcccttgttggagcagctgcggtgagtcagaagacggtgtggctgaagatgcagataacacataatgttaagaacgacacatctctttgatctgaagaaatacactaagagatcaacagcaaggtacgagagtggtcacacgtttGTTGACTGAGACTAAATTGGGTTcacatgattttattttattttggtactgtccgatctacgccggatggcttgatggccgtcttgtgcctcccggctgacactattaggaatcttccccgaagagccagtgaccaacggcagagcagctttcctccgccgtccgtggccccggccaaaaccccgctccccgccccaccgcactgctgTGGTTGCGCCGCCCCTGGGCCAACCACAAAGACTCctcgtcatccagatccggcggtgGCAGTACCTtgaacccacgcaactctaagatagccatctaggcgctgcttccgcggcgaacttgcggccccgcacccttacgttagacaccagccaaccgacagcctaggagctccgccgcctcgaggggtgctgcttcccattgggaatcgattggcccagaataaaaattcagacaactgacacctaaataaagtgatttgagatgagggtgcgacctatctggcggcatggtgaagtaggcggGTCCGGCTGTCGAGTCGGTGAGGCTAGCGCGGTTGCGGTGGCCATCGGCGGCAGGGAAATAGCAatgtcgcgacggtcgacggctacaGGGAAGCAGCGCCGGGACTATGaacggatccgaagttggagccgctccggtgCCGTGAACAatggcgggggtgaatcggctccggtacagttcacgcggccgtcgtcgaggcagctccagcaatacggagtaagaggcacatgacccagtgcacgacggcaaatggacagcaTCTCCGACATTAGGGAGGAGGGAGGCTGTGAAATTTATGTGGTGGGGTTGAGGTTTcacggctcgggagaagggagcttccggggagaaggtgatttggcgcccatgaggtatgaatgggggaggggattgggaggggagtggaaccatgttttacggacacatttgtctgaaatgtgagggagttacagttctacccctgcctttaggcttctTGGCTTGGGTCtatgtactgagggtcggggatagtagagtaactttgcttctccgcaaatagtgggcgggagcgatttgggcgaggagggcgtgttttgaaatatagtgggcgcgagcgattttgttagaggagagcgtgttttgaaatagtgggcgcgagctatttcagacgaggagagcgtgttttgccgaccatggtttatgaattattcggcacatgtcattttggCCTAGGAGAAGGCatgcttggatgaagttacggaCTTACCCTCAATACACAACGGGCCAATTAATGCAtctcccacataggacggtaatttcacGTCTTctatttatttgctcgggcgaattccaccgagcagaggatgtttaacggttcgttcaaaatttgaaagaacgagcatccacgtctaccttaccaagtcgattcaaATCAAGTTTAGAAATATTAGCTTACCACTTTTTTTTAGATGGAGAGGTGATGCTcaggagtaatgtgtttttacatgctcgttgctagcgatttactatatgacaaatagttgacccactaaAAAACGAGAATCAAActcaaaatgaaatatctcgattcaatgaaatagctcgttcaccaggtcaaaatagtgaactaaatccaaaattaaACACCTCAATCGAATAACATGTTGTATAGTATTATAGTACtgcatgaacatgttgaaagtcaaattaatgaacttgtttaaTATACGCATATATaagttcatgtgtggattgcagacaacatgttcttcaatttaaatatttgaatgcaagtttatatcgaaacatggtttatatcagtttTTGATGCATAAAACATGACCTCCCCTCTTCTGGACTCCTgcactctctctctcttgccgacaatcttcaattctgtcgcacacATCCAACACACAGACCTTGTTggtcctctctctttctctccatctctatctctctctcctTTTGTGTGCgtgggggggggtctttctagttcgcatgcatatatactccatctataggtctctctcgcacactatgtatgattctctagtccaagctagatatcttgggtgcactcatcgtatgCACACAAATTCCTTAGCTCGTTGTCCGTAACTCTCTCATGCACCACTCTGTCGTCTTGGAGCTCTCCCCCCTCTatctcaaactctccatctacctagatcacacatacacatgcatatctcactcgcacttgataggcccatctaaaactctatctctctccctcgttctctctccatctcacacgcacacacacacacacaatctcatgcctagctagccaagtatgatggtctcccactcaattgtaggcacacgcagtcctccctatatgtatatgactagctaatcttagtctccatcacaaacatgtgcatggtctatctcaatttctctcggggcatctttctatcgcgcatgcacctccctcgatctcccacccatatagtcccctcacgatcttgagggggtctctctatcacaaacacaccctctcacccccccccatgcgtccatgttctccatgtgtccctctcgacatttgttccttgttggccagacctctattgtacatgtgctataggggtgtctctctccgttgcaaacaatcacacactagctatcttcttgtatctcctcgcctcacttttctatctcggagatgcatgcgtgatatgttcgcctaagaaacgaaaaaacacactctctctaatttatcgtttgttgtcactttctctttcacacacatactctttttgcacacttactcattcttcTTCGCATGCACTTGATCCCTCTCGATttaggcactctcctcggtccatagcatattgatttattgaaaagtcaaacatcacaaagtttgaccatgtacgtggagaaaaacaaTTACATCTGGAACgtcaaacatataccattagattcatcatgagatgtagtttcgtatgatgtatctttggtattaaAGATATAAGTAACACTTgtgtaaacctgatcaaagtttccaaagtttgacttctaaaaaaattacatgcactgcattatcgagcggattgaatatctctttccccctctcagctatctgacgcaccactcagccttatcggggctcctcaatctctctcaaactttatatctccctggttcacacatacacatgtctcgctcgcgctatacatatagacccatccaatactctccgcccttgttctctctctatgtgacacgcaccccctaataagtaccataatccctcactccatcataggcgcaagcactccccccttaagtatgattatctctcactagccatcagAAACACatgtattgtctccttccatccatacgtctatctcgatatctctcggggtatcttctgtcgcacacacaccttgtcactcgatctcccacccatgtagtcccatcacgatctccaggggatctctctatgacaaaacatacactctctcctccccatgtctgcattttctccgtacgtatctctcgacctctctcccttgtttgtcagacccctcttggccacgtgctaggggtcttcctctctcggttgcaaacaaccacacactatctcatCATCCTTGCTTctgttgtcgaagatgcatgtgtgatatgtttgcataagacacacacattttttctcgacttttatcgagtgttgtccatgtctctttcacacacacacacacacacacacacacacacttttttcactcacttttctatttcactcactctctctctctagttagggagtctctcacgtccataagcatatggatgttttgaaaagtcaaacctcagaaaagtttgaccagatatatgtggagaaaaacatttacatctggaaagatcattagattcatcacaacatgtacttacttcatattatcatttatctttggtattgtagatataagtaatttctttataaacttggtcaaagtttcaaaagtttgactctTAAAAAAACTAGTAAAGTGGCCCTCGCAAATGCACGGGCTAGTACTTAACAAAGTTTAATTAACTAGCAAAGGTAAATATATAACATTTTCATCGTTTGTTCATCAAGTGTTGCGGTTGTAAATATGATTTTACCCTTAGACACGGCTTATGTGGTGATAAGAGGAATTTTCCTTTCATGTTCAGGAAAATATGGGGTGTGATCTTTCTCATCAAATTCTTTGGAAGCACCTCGCTCCAACCCGTGGGCTTGCCGGATGTTGCCGCATGATCATGTTTATAGTCCGTGACGGCTTGACATGAAATTGTACTTTCATATGCATAGCCTGAATATGAATGATTGGTTCCGGTTTGATATATTTTTTTATCATCGTATACTATATATTTTTAGCATATTGATCTAAATGCTCAAAAGAATTTGTTCAAACGAATTTCTAGcatagtgatctaaatgctcttatatttctttacaaagGGAGTATAATTTATGTTGGAGCACACACGTATGTGAATTCCACCTGTACGCGATCATAGTCGATTAGTGGGAAATCTTTGTGTTGTTTTCGAAATCGTAGTTGATTGGTAGGAAATCTTTGTGTTATTTTCGGAAATGTTTTTAgggtttttttttcttttcttatgGAAGCCGAACAGGATGACACAGATGTACACAGCCCGCACACATTTTTTTGTCGTTGAATCCCTCACACTCACACCTTCACACACTTCCTCAAAACAAAGGGAACCTGTCACACAATTgtcaaaaaaaagaagaaaaaagagaacCTCACACTCTCCGACCATTAGACGTGGCTCTTGCCTGATCCTTTCATCTCCTTCTATCCCCTCGTACCAAAATTGCTTCCACCCGAGCGCTGCAGATTCAATTCTGAATAAACCTTAGTTTCCCCTCTTGATTCCTTGCCGTGATCTTGCTCGTCCTCAACTGCACGCACCTTTGCAGCTCGGCTCACTGGTGCGGCGACGGCGTGACCATCTACGGCGCCTGGTTTTCCCCGATGTATGCCTCCTCAATCTCTTATGCTGGTCAACGGCGGCGGAGAGGTAGCAGGGCTCGACGAGAAGCTGCACAATGGAGGAGGCGAGCTTGTCGATCTTGACAGTGCCGTTGTCGTCGCCGTCCTTCGAGGCGACATGGGTGTGGATCTCGTCTGCTACAGCGAGCTTGGATCCACATCGTATCGTGGTTGTCCCCGAGCAAGACAGCCCAGCAGGTCGTCTTGCTCCTCGATAGAGGTAGCCTGATTTCGGCGGCTCATTCTTCCACCTGTAGGTCCTCACTTCTCCATTTTCATGCATTTATCATATATTTTTTTCTTGGTCCTTATCATTTCTTTGCATGTGTATGGCTAAACTAATAGGAGTACAATGTGCTTTCGGGTACAACTTGTTACTGAAAGGTGTAAATTTATCTATGCCCCCTCCACTTTTTTTAGTACTTGGGACTGGCATCGACAATGTTTGGCCCCCTGCTCCCATTCTTTTCAACAGATTTAATATGTAATTAGTTAATTTGTTATAATTTTACGATTTCCCAAAGATAGAATTATTTTAGTAAGTGAATATGAAAGTAGGTGCCATTTAATTTTACATATTAACTATAATGATCCGTGGATGCTGTAACTACTGTCATGTTCAGTAGAATAATTTTCAAATATCAAAAAATATATATAGCACCGACAATTGGTATTATTGAGCTATTTCCATCGAATGTTGATGC belongs to Triticum urartu cultivar G1812 chromosome 7, Tu2.1, whole genome shotgun sequence and includes:
- the LOC125518348 gene encoding uncharacterized protein LOC125518348 isoform X2, whose product is MPPQSLMLVNGGGEVAGLDEKLHNGGGELVDLDSAVVVAVLRGDMGVDLVCYSELGSTSYRGCPRARQPSRSSCSSIELQMACHVVLISHCDSSSLVLQLQMFYMISADGPAAGGDLLT
- the LOC125518348 gene encoding uncharacterized protein LOC125518348 isoform X1, producing MPPQSLMLVNGGGEVAGLDEKLHNGGGELVDLDSAVVVAVLRGDMGVDLVCYSELGSTSYRGCPRARQPSRSSCSSIELQMACHVVLISHCDSSSLVLQLQMMVQLLEVICSPDGIVRTQLRRLGHSLVRVLFLELFFRKT
- the LOC125518348 gene encoding uncharacterized protein LOC125518348 isoform X3 — its product is MPPQSLMLVNGGGEVAGLDEKLHNGGGELVDLDSAVVVAVLRGDMGVDLVCYSELGSTSYRGCPRARQPSRSSCSSIEMVQLLEVICSPDGIVRTQLRRLGHSLVRVLFLELFFRKT